In the genome of Oncorhynchus mykiss isolate Arlee chromosome 18, USDA_OmykA_1.1, whole genome shotgun sequence, one region contains:
- the LOC110496947 gene encoding fer3-like protein has protein sequence MERQGRLGDSALYDFVSDINLMEIHPKSTSGSKQLMDSFLPVTGYRGRYYNLSYVNGSHRETGTSEGEQTGHGHPLHEMATGSTSAYTYYSPGSFSHTSHTHTSDTHTGRSKRRRVINVGQRQAANVRERKRMFSLNEAFDELRRKVPTFAYEKRLSRIETLRLAIVYISFMTDLLENT, from the coding sequence atgGAGAGGCAGGGCCGTCTTGGGGACTCGGCACTGTATGACTTTGTCAGTGATATAAACCTCATGGAGATTCACCCAAAGTCCACTTCGGGTTCAAAACAGCTCATGGACAGCTTTCTCCCAGTCACTGGCTACCGGGGCCGGTACTACAACCTCTCCTATGTTAACGGGAGCCACCGGGAAACAGGTACAAGCGAGGGGGAACAAACCGGACACGGACATCCCCTGCATGAGATGGCCACAGGGAGCACATCTGCCTACACCTATTACAGCCCAggctctttctcacacacatctcacacacacacctcagacacacacaccgggCGGTCGAAGCGGAGGCGTGTGATCAATGTGGGCCAGCGTCAGGCGGCGAACGTccgggagaggaagaggatgttCAGTCTCAACGAGGCATTTGATGAGCTGCGGAGAAAAGTTCCGACCTTTGCTTACGAGAAAAGGCTGTCACGCATCGAGACGCTCCGCCTCGCCATCGTTTACATCTCCTTCATGACGGACCTGTTAGAGAacacctga